A window of Choloepus didactylus isolate mChoDid1 chromosome 21, mChoDid1.pri, whole genome shotgun sequence contains these coding sequences:
- the ELFN1 gene encoding protein ELFN1 — protein MAGCRWGALWVWMAAAVLLRAAGLARGDCWLIEGDKGFVWLAICSQNQPPYEAIPQQINSSIVDLRLNENRIRSVQFASLSRFGNLTYLNLTKNEIGYIEDGAFSGQFNLQVLQLGYNRLRNLTEGVLRGLSKLEYLYLQANLIEVVTASAFWECPSLVNIDLSVNRIQQLHSATFAGLARLSVCELYSNPFYCSCELLGFLRWLAAFTNATQTYDRMQCESPPLYSGYFLLGQGRPGHHSHRSILSKLQSVCTNGADTAGPHPGPGPGRSPPPPPPLPPEPSDAPCGDEDCFSGDGTTPQVALPTPATPAEARPLIKVKQLTQNSATLTVQLPSPFTRMYTLEHFNNSRAFTVSKLTKPQEEIRLTNLLALTNYTYCVVSSSSGLHHNHTCLTIGLPKPPGPPGPGPSPSTATHYIMTILGCLFGMVLVLGAVYYCLRKRRRQEEKHKKAVAAAAADSLKKTIIELKYGPEMEAPGLASLPQGPLLSPEAGTHIPYLPAAGEAKEYQLADSGDTPKAAKGNYMEVRAAEQGPGGQGSAAEISTIAREVDRVNQIINNCIDALKSEAASFPGTKAGATAEPPLVLLAEPLAAKHGFRSSAFQDSLAHGLQRHPGVDTAPVPTRSPRALRADTATAEAKYIEKTSPAAAAILTVTPAAAVLRAEAEKARQLGEHRHSYPGPHPAEPPAPPQPPPPPLAGLGGRKPSLLEPLTRPRPRDLAYSQLSPQYHHLGYSSSPEYGCKAPQSIWGRFRLSRRRPKDDEEFMAAGHALRKKVQFAKDEDLHDILDYWKGVSAQHKS, from the coding sequence ATGGCCGGGTGCAGGTGGGGCGCGCTCTGGGTGTGGATGGCGGCGGCGGTGCTTCTGCGGGCAGCCGGGCTGGCCCGTGGCGACTGCTGGCTCATCGAGGGGGACAAGGGCTTTGTGTGGCTCGCCATCTGCAGCCAGAACCAGCCGCCCTACGAGGCCATCCCGCAGCAGATCAACAGCTCCATCGTGGACCTGCGGCTGAACGAGAACCGCATCCGCAGCGTGCAGTTCGCCTCCCTCAGCCGCTTCGGCAACCTCACGTACCTCAACCTCACCAAGAACGAGATCGGCTACATCGAGGACGGCGCCTTCTCGGGCCAGTTCAACCTGCAGGTGCTGCAGCTGGGCTACAACCGGCTGCGCAACCTCACGGAGGGCGTGCTGCGGGGCCTGAGCAAGCTGGAGTACCTGTACCTGCAGGCGAACCTCATCGAGGTGGTCACGGCCAGCGCCTTCTGGGAGTGCCCCAGCCTGGTCAACATCGACCTGTCCGTGAACCGCATCCAGCAGCTGCACAGTGCCACCTTCGCCGGGCTCGCCAGGCTCTCCGTGTGCGAGCTGTACAGCAACCCCTTCTACTGCTCCTGCGAGCTCCTGGGCTTCCTGCGGTGGCTGGCGGCCTTCACCAACGCCACGCAGACCTACGACCGCATGCAGTGCGAGTCACCGCCGCTCTACTCGGGCTACTTCCTGCTGGGCCAGGGCCGGCCCGGCCACCACAGCCACCGCAGCATCCTGAGCAAGCTGCAGTCTGTCTGCACCAACGGCGCGGACACAGCTGGCCCCCACCCCGGGCCTGGGCCCGGCCGCTcgccgcccccgcccccaccacTGCCGCCCGAGCCCAGCGACGCGCCCTGTGGCGACGAGGACTGCTTCTCCGGAGACGGCACCACGCCGCAGGTGGCCCTGCCCACACCGGCCACCCCAGCTGAGGCCCGGCCCCTCATCAAGGTCAAGCAGCTGACGCAGAACTCGGCCACCCTCACGGTGCAGCTGCCCAGCCCGTTCACCCGTATGTACACGCTGGAGCACTTCAACAACAGCCGGGCCTTCACCGTCTCCAAGCTGACCAAGCCCCAGGAGGAGATCCGCCTCACCAACCTGCTCGCGCTCACCAACTACACCTACTGCGTGGTGTCCAGCAGCTCCGGGCTGCACCACAACCACACCTGCCTCACCATCGGCCTGCCCAAGCCGCCTGGCCCGCCGGGCCCCGGGCCCAGCCCCTCCACGGCCACCCACTACATCATGACCATCCTGGGCTGCCTCTTCGGCATGGTGCTGGTTCTCGGCGCCGTCTACTACTGCCTGCGCAAGCGGAGGCGCCAGGAGGAGAAGCACAAGaaggcggtggcggcggcggcggctgacAGCCTGAAGAAGACCATCATCGAGCTCAAGTACGGGCCGGAGATGGAGGCGCCCGGCCTGGCATCGCTGCCCCAGGGCCCGCTGCTGAGCCCCGAGGCCGGCACCCACATCCCCTACCTGCCGGCCGCCGGCGAGGCCAAGGAGTACCAGCTCGCCGACAGCGGCGACACGCCCAAGGCGGCCAAGGGCAACTACATGGAGGTGCGGGCAGCCGAGCAGGGCCCCGGCGGCCAGGGCTCAGCGGCCGAGATCTCCACCATCGCCAGGGAGGTGGACCGGGTCAACCAGATCATCAACAACTGCATCGACGCGCTCAAGTCCGAGGCGGCCTCCTTCCCGGGCACCAAGGCCGGAGCCACGGCCGAGCCGCCGCTGGTGCTGCTGGCTGAGCCGCTGGCCGCCAAGCACGGCTTCCGGTCGTCCGCCTTCCAGGACTCGCTGGCGCACGGCCTGCAGCGGCACCCCGGCGTGGACACGGCTCCAGTGCCCACACGCAGCCCGCGCGCCCTCCGCGCCGACACGGCCACGGCCGAGGCCAAGTACATCGAGAAGACCTCTCCGGCGGCGGCCGCCATCCTCACCGTCACCCCCGCGGCTGCCGTGCTGCGCGCAGAGGCCGAGAAGGCCCGGCAGCTCGGGGAGCACCGGCACTCCTACCCCGGCCCCCACCCCGCCGAGCCGCCCGCGCCCCCGCAGCCGCCCCCGCCGCCCCTCGCCGGCCTAGGTGGCCGCAAGCCGTCCCTGCTGGAGCCGCTGACCCGGCCGCGGCCGCGCGACCTGGCCTACTCGCAGCTGTCCCCGCAGTACCACCACCTGGGCTACTCGTCCAGCCCCGAGTACGGCTGCAAGGCGCCGCAGAGCATCTGGGGGCGCTTCAGACTGAGCCGCCGGCGGCCCAAGGACGACGAGGAGTTCATGGCCGCCGGGCACGCGCTGCGCAAGAAGGTCCAGTTCGCCAAGGACGAGGACCTGCACGACATCCTGGACTACTGGAAGGGCGTGTCGGCGCAGCACAAGTCCTGA